A stretch of Armatimonadota bacterium DNA encodes these proteins:
- a CDS encoding Fic family protein, protein MKRGTQGEYRYVGQGEARYRAFLPLPLPPNPPLRIDAKLLELLGDADRSLGRLDIISDLIPNPKMYLRQMVFKEALLSSQIEGTQSTFSDVLMFETSLGRPPNDDVKEVSNYIEAQTEGIRRIKEGDPITLRLLNDLHAILLRSGRGNNRQPGEVRSSQNWIGGTMPSDAVYTPPPHTEIGPMINELEKFIHDVPDRTPPLIKAALAHLQFESIHPYLDGNGRLGRMLISLILLRERAFSSPVLYLSLYFKKNRDIYYSHLQSVRETGDWESWLVFFLRGIVETAEHTVDAIKRIRSLFVADQERIRQDHSKSSATLRLFELLQRQPLVTPVIAQKEMRVTKVTALKAIKRLQEASILSLAMVRGRSTFYLYDRYVEILQEGAEPLPR, encoded by the coding sequence TTGAAACGCGGAACTCAAGGCGAGTATCGATATGTTGGCCAAGGCGAAGCACGATACCGGGCTTTTCTGCCTTTGCCTTTGCCGCCAAATCCACCTTTGAGAATCGACGCGAAACTGCTCGAGTTGTTGGGCGATGCCGATAGATCGCTCGGCCGTCTTGACATCATCTCCGACCTAATACCCAATCCCAAAATGTATCTGAGACAGATGGTGTTCAAAGAAGCTCTATTGTCTTCGCAGATTGAGGGGACTCAGTCGACCTTTTCTGATGTCTTGATGTTTGAAACCAGTTTGGGCAGACCGCCGAACGACGATGTTAAGGAAGTCTCCAACTATATCGAAGCCCAGACCGAGGGAATCAGGAGAATTAAAGAAGGCGACCCGATTACGTTGCGTCTTCTTAACGACCTTCACGCGATTCTGCTCAGATCCGGCAGGGGCAACAACCGTCAGCCGGGCGAGGTTCGCTCATCGCAAAACTGGATCGGCGGCACGATGCCTTCGGATGCTGTCTATACGCCGCCGCCCCATACGGAAATTGGTCCGATGATCAACGAACTTGAGAAGTTTATTCACGACGTCCCTGACCGAACTCCGCCTCTCATTAAAGCGGCGCTGGCTCATCTACAGTTCGAATCGATCCATCCTTACTTGGATGGAAACGGCAGGCTCGGCAGAATGTTGATCTCGCTCATTCTGTTGCGCGAACGAGCGTTCTCGAGCCCTGTGTTGTATCTCAGCCTCTATTTCAAAAAGAACCGCGACATCTATTACAGCCACCTTCAGTCTGTTCGTGAGACCGGCGACTGGGAGAGTTGGCTGGTGTTTTTTCTTCGCGGGATCGTGGAGACTGCCGAACATACAGTCGACGCGATCAAGAGAATTCGTTCGCTTTTTGTAGCGGATCAAGAGAGAATTCGACAAGACCATTCAAAGTCGTCGGCAACACTCCGGCTGTTCGAGCTGCTTCAGCGCCAGCCCCTGGTAACTCCAGTCATTGCTCAAAAGGAAATGAGGGTTACAAAGGTTACGGCGCTCAAAGCGATTAAGCGGTTGCAAGAAGCAAGCATCCTCAGCTTAGCTATGGTGCGCGGCAGAAGCACCTTCTATCTCTATGATCGATACGTCGAAATCCTACAAGAGGGCGCCGAACCGCTCCCCCGCTAG
- a CDS encoding flagella basal body P-ring formation protein FlgA, whose protein sequence is MKTLLAMLALGAIAGAQQKGVVIDIPATIEVSGERMKLGEVAVVSGDSLLVDKVSAIELGASPLPGLKRTLLKSHVEMRLRQASLTAALNMPDKVIVARLSKKIETDRAEQIARDALKAALGDEADAYALRHKPSPTEAPAGDLELKIEGEPRIGLTSATVTVVAMVDGKAQRRLQYEFQAPKKPAIPGVKSGEEVLLRLQVEGVTLEATAIARSAGQTGQIITVYVAKTKKMLKARVVERGIVEAIL, encoded by the coding sequence ATGAAGACCCTCTTAGCAATGCTTGCATTGGGCGCCATTGCCGGCGCCCAGCAGAAAGGCGTTGTAATCGACATACCAGCTACGATCGAAGTTAGCGGCGAGCGCATGAAGTTAGGCGAAGTTGCCGTCGTCTCGGGCGATTCTCTCCTGGTCGACAAAGTCTCGGCGATCGAGTTGGGCGCTTCTCCATTGCCCGGTCTCAAGAGGACTTTGCTCAAAAGCCATGTCGAAATGCGGCTAAGGCAGGCTAGCCTTACAGCAGCCCTCAACATGCCCGATAAGGTTATCGTTGCGCGACTCTCCAAAAAAATCGAGACCGACCGAGCCGAGCAAATCGCTCGGGATGCGCTGAAAGCCGCCCTTGGAGACGAGGCCGACGCTTACGCCCTTCGCCACAAACCAAGCCCAACCGAAGCGCCCGCAGGCGACCTCGAACTGAAAATCGAAGGCGAGCCGCGCATCGGGCTGACCTCGGCCACGGTTACAGTGGTGGCCATGGTTGACGGCAAAGCGCAACGGCGTCTGCAATATGAGTTCCAAGCGCCCAAGAAGCCCGCTATCCCAGGCGTCAAGTCGGGCGAAGAGGTATTGCTTCGATTGCAGGTCGAAGGCGTAACGCTCGAAGCGACCGCAATCGCTCGTTCGGCCGGACAGACGGGCCAGATCATCACGGTCTACGTCGCAAAAACTAAGAAGATGCTCAAAGCGCGCGTTGTCGAGCGCGGAATAGTGGAGGCGATCTTATGA
- the csrA gene encoding carbon storage regulator CsrA, with the protein MLVLTRKVNQSIMVGDEVEIVVLEVRGEQVRLGIKAPRDVPVHRREIYEAISQENVEASQTQPEDVPTDGSTGMRTA; encoded by the coding sequence ATGTTAGTTTTGACAAGAAAGGTCAACCAGAGCATAATGGTGGGGGACGAGGTCGAAATCGTCGTGCTGGAAGTGCGCGGCGAACAGGTGCGCTTGGGGATCAAGGCGCCGCGAGACGTGCCCGTGCACCGACGAGAGATTTACGAAGCCATTAGCCAGGAGAATGTAGAAGCCTCTCAGACTCAGCCCGAAGACGTGCCCACCGACGGCTCGACCGGAATGCGCACGGCCTAA
- a CDS encoding flagellar basal body P-ring protein FlgI has protein sequence MKLILTAIAALLYCASGAQLDAAGAARIKDIARVQGVRSNQLLGYGLVIGLNGTGDSKAAPFMPAAVSNMLERFQMSVPARDIKVKNIAAVMVTAELPPFAKPGSRIDVTVSAIGDARSLQGGMLLMSELQAADGQVYAVAQGAVSIGGFSVSSGGASAAKNHPTVGRVPGGASVEREAPMTFVRPNNQIDIELLQPDFTTAIRIATAIQKQFPKLEVTAPSPGSVRIQLPEDERQDPVMLVASLEALRVEPDVSAKVVVNERTGTVVINGNARIAPVAIAHGGIQVKISVTPLVSQPNPLGEGQTTVVNKTNVKVEEKTAQVALLNEGASVESLVKALNALGVTPTDLIAILQSLKAAGALHGEIEIQ, from the coding sequence ATGAAACTGATCTTAACGGCTATTGCCGCGCTCCTCTATTGCGCATCGGGCGCGCAATTAGACGCAGCGGGCGCGGCAAGAATTAAAGACATCGCTCGTGTGCAGGGCGTGCGCTCCAATCAGCTGCTTGGCTACGGCTTGGTTATTGGACTGAACGGAACCGGCGACAGCAAGGCGGCGCCCTTTATGCCCGCGGCCGTCTCCAATATGCTCGAGCGGTTTCAGATGAGCGTGCCGGCGCGCGACATCAAAGTTAAGAACATCGCCGCGGTGATGGTAACCGCCGAGTTGCCGCCCTTTGCCAAACCAGGATCGCGCATCGATGTAACCGTCTCGGCTATCGGCGACGCGCGGAGTCTGCAGGGCGGAATGTTGCTGATGAGCGAACTGCAGGCCGCCGATGGGCAGGTCTATGCCGTTGCTCAGGGCGCCGTCTCGATCGGCGGCTTCTCAGTCTCGTCCGGCGGCGCGTCCGCCGCCAAGAATCATCCAACTGTGGGGCGAGTGCCAGGCGGCGCGTCGGTCGAAAGAGAAGCGCCCATGACCTTCGTGCGCCCCAACAATCAGATCGACATCGAGCTGCTCCAGCCCGATTTCACCACCGCCATCCGCATCGCAACGGCCATTCAAAAGCAGTTTCCTAAATTGGAAGTAACCGCGCCCAGCCCCGGCAGCGTGCGAATCCAACTTCCTGAGGACGAGCGACAAGACCCGGTGATGCTCGTCGCCTCGCTCGAGGCGCTGCGCGTAGAGCCGGACGTCTCGGCCAAAGTCGTGGTCAACGAGCGAACGGGCACGGTCGTCATCAACGGTAACGCCCGCATCGCGCCGGTCGCCATTGCGCACGGCGGAATCCAGGTCAAGATTAGCGTTACTCCGCTCGTCTCGCAACCCAACCCGCTGGGCGAAGGGCAGACGACCGTAGTCAACAAAACCAACGTCAAGGTGGAGGAAAAGACAGCTCAAGTCGCTCTGCTGAACGAGGGCGCATCGGTCGAATCGCTGGTCAAGGCGCTCAACGCGCTCGGCGTAACCCCTACGGACCTGATAGCGATCCTGCAGTCGTTAAAGGCAGCCGGCGCGCTGCACGGCGAGATCGAGATTCAATAG
- the flgF gene encoding flagellar basal-body rod protein FlgF — MIRGIHIAAEGMIARQNAQDVIANNIANANTSGFKADRPVFSVALNRSVNRREGDQTQTIGSLAFGSRAGSAHTANEQGALMTTGNPLDFAISGPGYFVVETPQGERYTRNGSFMLDAEGRLVDKHGHPVKGEQGEITIPAGKPITVAADGTISVEGQTIDKIQIVDGNLRKNDQGRFVGQVQPVESPIIAQGALEASNVSVVKEMISMIENFRAFEASQKVLKAHDDALGLAVNELAKL; from the coding sequence ATGATACGAGGCATTCATATCGCCGCCGAAGGGATGATCGCGCGGCAAAACGCACAGGACGTGATCGCTAACAACATCGCCAACGCCAACACCAGCGGCTTCAAAGCCGACCGACCCGTCTTCTCGGTCGCCCTCAATCGCTCGGTCAATCGGCGAGAGGGCGATCAAACCCAGACGATCGGTTCCTTGGCCTTTGGCTCTCGAGCCGGATCGGCGCACACTGCCAATGAACAAGGCGCTTTGATGACTACGGGCAATCCATTGGACTTCGCTATTTCGGGCCCGGGCTATTTTGTAGTCGAAACGCCCCAAGGCGAGCGCTACACTCGCAACGGCAGCTTCATGCTCGATGCGGAAGGCAGGCTGGTCGATAAGCACGGCCATCCGGTCAAGGGCGAACAAGGCGAGATTACAATCCCTGCCGGCAAGCCGATTACCGTTGCGGCAGACGGAACTATCAGCGTTGAAGGGCAAACCATCGACAAGATTCAAATAGTGGACGGGAATCTGCGGAAGAACGACCAGGGCCGATTCGTCGGTCAAGTTCAGCCGGTCGAATCGCCGATAATCGCACAGGGCGCCTTAGAGGCGTCCAACGTGTCAGTCGTCAAAGAAATGATCTCGATGATCGAGAACTTCCGAGCCTTCGAAGCCAGCCAGAAAGTCCTCAAGGCGCACGACGATGCCTTGGGTCTGGCGGTTAACGAACTGGCTAAGCTCTAA
- the flgL gene encoding flagellar hook-associated protein FlgL yields the protein MRITNQLQYASTERALKSALERLASAQGKVVTGRRFEAPSDDPTSAGHALSLREQISRHDQWARNLREAKLFLSSSEVALGEINEIVRKVREDAVRGANDTLGSAERDAIGQQVGQAMASIVQLANQRVDDERYLFSGHMTSTKPFEVNGDQLVYNGDDNSLTAKVGDDRHLPMSLPGSFLTGLYAALVQVKQDLETSNLTRLGQEDIQALQNQMEAISRLRGDLGARLQETDRFRLQYEAQTEHLSELLASKEEIDLPTAIYEMKRAETSYQAALQVAANAHSMSLFDFLRGG from the coding sequence ATGCGAATAACCAATCAGCTTCAATACGCATCGACGGAGCGAGCGCTGAAGAGCGCCTTGGAGCGCCTTGCCTCGGCACAGGGCAAGGTCGTAACCGGCCGCCGCTTTGAAGCCCCTTCGGACGATCCCACATCCGCCGGTCATGCGCTCAGCCTGCGAGAGCAGATCTCGCGGCATGATCAGTGGGCCAGGAATCTTCGCGAAGCCAAGCTCTTTCTCTCTAGCAGCGAAGTTGCCCTCGGTGAGATCAACGAAATTGTTCGAAAGGTGCGAGAAGACGCTGTTCGAGGCGCCAACGACACCTTGGGTTCCGCAGAGAGGGATGCGATCGGACAGCAGGTCGGCCAGGCGATGGCCAGCATTGTTCAATTGGCCAACCAGCGCGTGGACGACGAGCGATACCTCTTTTCTGGCCACATGACCTCGACCAAACCGTTCGAAGTCAACGGCGACCAACTGGTCTATAATGGCGACGACAACTCGCTAACCGCCAAAGTGGGCGACGACCGACACCTTCCCATGAGCCTGCCGGGCAGTTTCCTTACAGGCCTCTATGCGGCGCTCGTGCAAGTCAAGCAGGATCTAGAAACCTCGAATCTAACGAGGCTGGGGCAAGAGGACATCCAGGCCCTGCAAAACCAGATGGAAGCGATCTCGCGCCTCCGGGGAGACCTGGGCGCAAGGCTTCAAGAAACCGACCGATTTAGACTGCAGTACGAAGCGCAAACGGAACATCTATCTGAACTTTTGGCTTCAAAAGAAGAGATCGATTTGCCGACCGCTATCTACGAGATGAAACGCGCAGAAACCAGCTATCAGGCCGCGCTCCAAGTGGCAGCCAATGCCCACAGCATGAGCCTGTTCGACTTCCTGCGCGGAGGATAA
- the ndhC gene encoding NADH-quinone oxidoreductase subunit A has product MVSDYAAVLMLFAIGAVIALVMVVGSWLLGPKRPTLAKRSIYECGVTPVGGARERFPIHFYLVAMLFIIFDVESIFLFPWFVMFRGAETDLQRFSFIEVSVFLLFVVVGYVYVLYKGALDWERPTTRQRAKGAPAIDDRRPAGEALPVR; this is encoded by the coding sequence ATGGTTTCCGATTACGCCGCTGTCCTTATGCTGTTCGCCATCGGTGCTGTTATCGCCTTGGTCATGGTGGTCGGCTCCTGGTTGCTCGGCCCAAAACGCCCAACGCTGGCCAAACGTTCGATCTATGAATGTGGCGTTACACCTGTGGGCGGCGCCCGAGAGCGCTTCCCTATTCATTTCTATCTGGTGGCCATGCTTTTCATCATCTTCGATGTCGAATCGATCTTCCTTTTCCCATGGTTCGTGATGTTTAGAGGCGCAGAGACCGATCTACAGCGATTCAGCTTTATCGAAGTCTCCGTTTTCTTGCTGTTTGTGGTCGTCGGCTATGTTTACGTCCTCTACAAAGGCGCGCTGGATTGGGAACGGCCTACCACGCGCCAAAGAGCAAAGGGCGCGCCGGCCATCGACGACCGAAGACCTGCGGGAGAGGCGCTGCCCGTTCGATAA
- a CDS encoding flagellar assembly protein FliW — MELSTTRFGTIEIDENEIYTFRDGLYGLRFLKKFVIVQTAENSPFRWLQSVEEPGFALLLTDPWEYVSDYEAILSDIDVKALGLTEETPRWVYVTVTIPPGQPQAMTANLLAPLIFNCDTRQARQIAMEDSNYHTKHALLTEMWRSADQTKLAG, encoded by the coding sequence ATGGAACTTTCAACGACCCGATTTGGTACTATAGAGATAGACGAAAACGAGATTTACACGTTTCGCGATGGGCTGTACGGCCTGCGATTCCTAAAGAAGTTCGTAATCGTGCAGACCGCTGAGAACAGCCCGTTTAGATGGCTCCAGTCGGTAGAAGAACCTGGTTTCGCTCTTCTCCTGACGGACCCTTGGGAGTATGTGAGCGATTATGAGGCGATCCTGTCGGACATCGATGTCAAAGCATTAGGTCTGACCGAGGAGACGCCGAGATGGGTATACGTTACGGTTACAATACCGCCAGGACAGCCGCAAGCCATGACCGCCAATCTGCTTGCGCCGCTGATCTTCAACTGCGATACGAGACAGGCGAGGCAGATCGCGATGGAGGATTCCAACTATCACACCAAGCATGCGCTATTGACGGAGATGTGGCGGTCGGCAGATCAGACGAAGCTGGCCGGTTAG
- the flgG gene encoding flagellar basal-body rod protein FlgG produces the protein MLRALHTAATGMSAQQMNIDTIANNLANVNTSGFKKQRVDFEDLLYQTVRPAGASTAAGAQSPTGIQIGLGVKPAATYGVFSPGAIQTTGNPLDMAIEGEGFFKILLPDGSSGYTRDGSFKIDGQGRLVTASGYAVEPEILIPADAIEITIGRDGNVAARRGGENEFQELGTLTIARFVNPAGLQRVGQNLYRATPASGEPVEGAPGTNGIGQVSQGTLEFSNVQVVEEMVNLIMAQRAYEVNSRSIQTADDMLAVAKDIKR, from the coding sequence ATGTTAAGAGCCTTGCACACCGCCGCGACGGGCATGAGCGCCCAGCAGATGAACATCGACACCATTGCCAACAATTTGGCGAACGTCAATACCAGCGGATTTAAGAAGCAGCGCGTCGACTTTGAGGACCTTCTGTATCAAACGGTGCGTCCAGCTGGCGCCAGCACTGCGGCAGGCGCGCAATCGCCGACCGGCATACAGATCGGATTGGGCGTCAAGCCGGCGGCCACCTATGGCGTTTTCTCTCCCGGGGCAATCCAAACCACAGGCAACCCTTTAGATATGGCTATCGAGGGGGAGGGATTCTTCAAGATTCTGTTGCCGGACGGTTCCTCAGGTTACACCCGCGACGGAAGTTTCAAGATCGACGGTCAAGGGCGTTTGGTTACAGCCTCCGGCTACGCGGTCGAACCGGAGATTCTCATCCCCGCAGATGCCATCGAGATCACTATAGGCCGAGACGGCAATGTGGCGGCTCGGCGCGGCGGCGAGAACGAGTTTCAAGAATTGGGCACATTGACTATCGCGAGGTTTGTGAATCCGGCGGGTCTGCAGCGCGTCGGGCAAAACCTCTATCGAGCGACGCCCGCTTCGGGCGAGCCGGTCGAAGGCGCCCCAGGAACCAATGGCATCGGACAGGTCAGCCAAGGCACGCTGGAGTTCTCCAACGTACAAGTGGTCGAGGAGATGGTCAACCTGATCATGGCGCAGCGAGCCTACGAGGTCAACTCTCGATCCATCCAGACGGCAGACGACATGCTGGCCGTTGCCAAGGACATCAAGCGATAA
- a CDS encoding rod-binding protein, with amino-acid sequence MRPISPKIEVVGQPASQEQAKLKQACQDFESLLLAQVWRAMQSTLQQKPERGNMVEMFDLQFAEGLAKAGGIGLADSLQRQLAYLQAKETKDE; translated from the coding sequence ATGCGACCCATTAGCCCGAAGATAGAAGTTGTTGGCCAACCAGCCTCACAGGAGCAAGCCAAGCTGAAGCAGGCTTGCCAAGACTTCGAGTCGCTGTTGCTGGCGCAAGTGTGGCGCGCGATGCAGAGTACGCTGCAGCAGAAGCCGGAACGAGGAAATATGGTCGAGATGTTCGATCTGCAGTTTGCCGAGGGATTGGCCAAAGCGGGCGGCATAGGTTTAGCGGACTCGCTCCAACGGCAACTGGCGTACCTTCAAGCCAAGGAGACAAAGGACGAATGA
- a CDS encoding NADH-quinone oxidoreductase subunit C translates to MPKPFAPDGQRLEIAKIQAAYPDAIDRIYEFRGETWIYVKKERLLDVGRLLRDDPELRYAYFSDALGLDWLHQWEAGEKAKRFEVVYTLYSHLHFCNTFLKVEADENEPIPSLTAVWEGANWPERETFDLYGIQFEGHPDLKRILLPDDWVGFPLRKDFPLGGEEIPFAQGSWGPSIEAMTHPHAGDSFEGRTGTEEVSGR, encoded by the coding sequence ATGCCAAAGCCCTTCGCTCCTGATGGCCAACGTTTAGAAATCGCCAAGATTCAGGCTGCCTATCCCGATGCCATCGATCGAATCTACGAGTTTCGAGGCGAAACCTGGATCTATGTCAAGAAGGAGCGCCTGCTCGATGTCGGCCGACTGCTTCGAGACGACCCAGAACTCCGATACGCATATTTCTCCGACGCTTTAGGCTTGGATTGGCTCCATCAATGGGAGGCTGGCGAGAAGGCCAAGCGATTCGAGGTGGTCTACACGCTCTACTCCCACCTTCACTTTTGCAACACCTTTCTTAAGGTCGAGGCTGACGAGAACGAGCCGATTCCCTCGCTGACAGCCGTCTGGGAAGGCGCTAACTGGCCAGAGCGCGAGACCTTTGACCTGTACGGCATCCAGTTCGAAGGCCACCCCGATCTCAAGCGCATCCTCTTGCCGGACGATTGGGTCGGCTTCCCGTTGCGAAAGGACTTCCCCTTGGGCGGAGAGGAGATACCTTTTGCCCAGGGGAGTTGGGGGCCGTCGATCGAGGCAATGACGCACCCCCACGCGGGCGATTCGTTCGAGGGCCGCACCGGTACCGAAGAAGTAAGCGGGAGGTAG
- a CDS encoding flagellar basal body L-ring protein FlgH yields the protein MKRAILLLGAVLIALSSMAHEPNQPSGSLYPPNGVSLYADAKARKKGDIITIIVSESAVATSQADTKTAKAESASADPGIGPILRALLPELGASGRTSLNASGSTTRSGSLIARITALVVEELPNGLVKIEGLRTVQINGETQKLTIGGMVRLRDVAPDNTIQSTLVANAEIKFEGKGVIGSRQQEGLITRLFKILF from the coding sequence ATGAAACGAGCCATCCTGTTGTTAGGCGCCGTGCTCATTGCTCTTTCGTCCATGGCGCACGAGCCCAACCAGCCCAGCGGGTCGCTCTATCCGCCAAACGGCGTCTCGCTCTATGCCGATGCAAAGGCGCGAAAAAAGGGAGACATCATAACGATCATCGTGTCTGAAAGCGCAGTGGCCACTTCTCAGGCCGACACAAAGACCGCGAAAGCCGAATCGGCCTCTGCCGATCCGGGCATCGGCCCCATCCTTAGGGCGTTGCTGCCCGAATTAGGCGCGTCCGGACGCACATCGCTCAACGCCTCCGGATCCACGACCCGATCAGGGAGCCTCATCGCCCGAATCACCGCGCTTGTCGTCGAGGAACTTCCCAACGGCCTGGTCAAAATCGAGGGGTTGCGCACCGTTCAGATCAACGGCGAAACCCAGAAGCTGACCATCGGCGGCATGGTGAGGCTGCGAGACGTTGCGCCCGACAACACGATTCAATCCACCCTCGTCGCCAACGCCGAGATCAAGTTCGAAGGCAAAGGCGTAATCGGCAGCCGACAACAAGAGGGTCTTATCACGCGCCTCTTCAAGATTCTGTTCTAA
- the flgK gene encoding flagellar hook-associated protein FlgK yields the protein MSSFFGIELGSRALRAFQLGLNVTGHNIANVGTPGYTRQRLELQASPEFRAGNRLLQGTGVLAVSIQRARDLFLEQRANENGAGLSRFTALRDGVRGIEGVLQEPSDQGLNSLMNAFFNSLDELATRPDSIAVRQNVAQKAQAVAAGFQRIFAGMKRQEQEALDLASSYVTEANRIASEVARLNQDIRAAQATNNSPNDLLDQRDALVNKLTGLTGARAFYAADGTVTLFVGEHTLVQDYQANALPTNLDVDQPGLTGASGNVKLAVGQIAGQLETAKLARSYQKELDAVAQTMIERFNELHQAGFDLNGGTGRVFFTGAGASDIALNTELIDPRNLAAASVSGAPGNGDLARQLAELRSDPQGSLGGLSLSAGYRSLVSLIANDAQTYKNSAEAQKLVTEHFENLRESVSGVSLDEEASAMVRYQRSYQAAAKLISTFDSMIEDLLRIV from the coding sequence TTGTCCAGCTTTTTTGGCATCGAGCTGGGTAGCCGCGCCCTACGGGCGTTTCAGTTGGGGCTCAACGTTACCGGCCACAACATCGCCAACGTGGGCACCCCTGGCTATACGCGCCAGCGTTTGGAGCTTCAAGCCTCGCCAGAGTTTAGAGCCGGCAATCGCCTGTTGCAGGGCACGGGCGTGTTGGCCGTCAGCATCCAGCGGGCGCGGGATCTATTCTTGGAGCAAAGGGCCAACGAGAACGGCGCCGGACTGTCTCGATTCACAGCCCTCCGCGACGGCGTGCGGGGCATCGAGGGCGTTTTGCAGGAGCCTTCGGATCAAGGCCTCAACTCGCTGATGAACGCTTTCTTCAACTCGCTAGACGAACTCGCTACTCGGCCCGACAGCATCGCCGTAAGGCAAAACGTCGCTCAGAAGGCTCAAGCGGTCGCCGCCGGATTCCAGCGGATCTTTGCGGGAATGAAGCGGCAAGAGCAGGAAGCGCTCGACTTGGCTTCCTCCTATGTAACCGAGGCCAATCGCATAGCGTCGGAAGTTGCCCGGTTGAATCAGGACATCCGCGCCGCTCAAGCGACCAACAACAGCCCGAACGACCTGTTGGACCAACGGGATGCGTTGGTGAACAAGCTGACTGGTTTGACGGGCGCTCGCGCGTTTTACGCTGCGGACGGCACAGTAACTCTCTTTGTCGGCGAGCATACGCTGGTACAAGATTATCAAGCGAACGCGCTGCCGACCAACCTTGATGTCGATCAGCCTGGATTGACCGGCGCCTCGGGCAATGTCAAACTTGCAGTCGGGCAGATCGCCGGACAGTTAGAGACCGCCAAACTTGCGCGAAGCTATCAGAAGGAGCTGGACGCCGTTGCCCAAACGATGATAGAGCGCTTCAATGAGCTTCATCAAGCCGGATTCGACCTAAACGGCGGCACGGGCAGGGTCTTCTTTACCGGCGCCGGAGCCTCCGATATCGCCCTCAATACAGAGCTGATCGATCCTCGAAACCTGGCCGCGGCCTCTGTATCGGGCGCACCGGGCAATGGCGATTTGGCGCGTCAACTGGCCGAACTTCGTTCCGATCCGCAAGGCAGTTTGGGCGGCCTAAGTCTCTCGGCAGGCTATCGAAGCCTTGTCTCGCTTATCGCCAATGACGCCCAGACCTACAAAAACAGCGCGGAAGCGCAAAAATTAGTAACGGAGCACTTTGAAAATCTTCGAGAATCAGTCTCAGGCGTCTCCTTGGACGAGGAGGCATCGGCCATGGTGCGCTACCAGCGAAGCTACCAAGCGGCTGCCAAACTTATTTCGACGTTTGACTCGATGATCGAAGACCTGCTTCGCATAGTCTAA